The segment TCCAACACGACGGCTTAATGCAACACGTTGTCCTTCTTCTGCACATACTGGTAATTTTAGTTTTACATCTACTTCCTTATCTCTAGCACTGGTAACAAGTCCTATGGTAGTGGACGTTCCCACGTTTATCATCAAGTTTTCAGAAGAATGTATAGGTTCCACGTCTGTTTCATCCTTGGTTCCGACAACCCTTTCAAGCAGGTTTGTCTTCATGGTAAACTCCTGGATTGTTGGTGGTAAAGTACCTGGTTTTCCTGCTATAGAACCTGATAATGAATCTGCCTTGGTAAGAGCTGGGTCAAGCAGTAATGCTATACCTATTAATCCTCCAGGTCCAACATCGTCAACGAATTCATCGGCAGCTTCAAGTCCGGTGATTGTTGATATTAAGCTGACCCATTCGGATTTGCCCTTACGTTTAACCTGTATTCCAGGTTTTATTTCTATCTCATCGCCGAGTTTGAATTTACCCTGTACGAGTGAACCTCCAATGATTCCACCTTTGATTTTCTTTGGATGTGTACCCGGTTTGTTTATATCAAATGATCTTGCTACGAATAGTTTAGGATTTTTACGTACTGATCTTCTAGGTGTCTTGATAAACTTCTGTATTGTCTTGATTAATACGTCGATGTTTGCACCCTGCTGAGCTGATATAGGTATGATAGGTACTCCTTCTGCACAGGTTCCCTTTACGAACTCCTTGATTTCATGATAGTTTTCTATAGCCTTTTCTTTTGGTACTGTATCTATTTTGTTCTGAACTACAATTACGTTTTGAACACCTATTACATCCAATGCCATTAAGTGCTCTTTTGTCTGTGGTTGAGGACATGGCTCGTTGGCACCGATAACCAATATTGCACCGTCCATTATGGCGGCTCCTGAAAGCATTGTTGCCATTAATGTTTCGTGTCCCGGTGAATCAACAAATGATACTTTTCTAAGTACATCAGTTTTAGAACCGCAGTGTTCACAAGTTTCTTTTGTAGTGTAACATTGAGGTGATGGACATTCATTGCATCTTCTGAAGGTTATGTCAGCATAACCTAATCTGATTGAAATCCCTCTTTTAGCTTCTTCGCTATGAGTATCAGTCCATATTCCTGATAAAGCCTTTGTGAGTGTGGTTTTACCATGATCAACGTGACCTACTAATCCAATATTTACTTCGGATTGTACTTTCATAAGTTACACCCCCATATAGATTATTAATGGTATATTAAGAATCTATTCTTCTTGTTCTTCTTCAGCTGGTTCTGCGAAAATTTCAGTTAGTGTTTGTTCTCCTCTTTCTGAAACTTTTACATTAATTTGTGAGATATCATCTGCAATTGTGTTTCCACGTACAGTTTTTCTTCTTCTTAAACCTTTTCTTGTTGGTTTAAATCCAATTCCACCACTTACTAAACTTTTGAATCTGCGTGATCCGTCTACATCTGGTTTCATTGGGAATCCGTTTTTGTCACTTCCACCGGTGATTTGTAATTTGTAACCTTTGAGTCCTAAAACTCCACCGTTAAATTCATCACCAATTTTAAGTCCGTTAACGATTTTTGCATCTTTATCATCTAATTCTAATTGGTATGTTACATCTGCATCTGATACAACTACTTTGTATACCATTATATGCCTCCGTTATTTGTTTAATTTATTTATTGAAGGGTAGTTTATTCTACCTTTTTTTTTATTTACCTATTCATAGTAATCTTCAAACTCGCCATCATCAAGTGTGTCAAGTTGGCTCCAGTCTGTATTGACTACTCCCCACATTGAATCTTCACATTCCTGTTTGATTTGCTGTAGCTCTTCCATGGTCAGTATTTCGTCGTCAAGGAATTTGCTTTCGAATTCATTCTTGAGTGTTAAAAAGTTTGCCTCGTCCATGTCCACGTATAGTACGTCGCCTTCTTCAAAGTCCTTTTGGAAGACTGCTGAGCCTATGGCCATTGCAACCTTTGAACCTCTGGATGATTTCGGCAGTGTTTCTCCCTTATCTTCCATACTGTCTACGGTTCCTACAATATGACCGTCCTTGTTGATTAAAGTAACGCCTTTTTCGATTATTCCACTCATTACTTCAATACCGGCGATTGCAGGTTTGCTTTTTCTGAATACTAATTTAGGTATTATTCTGATTTTAGCAGGACGTATGATTGAATCCAGTCTTGCCTTCTTCTTACGTTCTTGAGCCGTCAGTAACCATTCCTGGTAATCCTCGGTTATTTGATAGATTACTTTATCTCGGAATATCTTTATGTCTTGACCCTGTAGTTCTTCCTGTGCTGATGGCAATAGGTTTACGTTGAATGCTATGATTACACCGTATTTTTCATCCTCTTCATGCATTATTGATGCATTTATGATGTCACGACGTGATACGTCCCCTATTTCAGCGGACTTGATTGGAATGTCCATTCCATCAAATATGTTTACGAGTGCCTCCAGGGATCCAAGTGTGTCTGCCTTTACGATTATTCCGACATCATTTGTCTGTATGCGTATATTGTCCACTTCTGATAGCAATTCCTCATGGATGTTTGCATCATTGTCGTTTGCCACCTTGAGGGGTGAACCTGATACCACATCATCGACGTGTGGTGCCACTATCTTTACACCGGCTGCTGCAACTATCTGTTCGGTATCCTCAAACATTGTATGGGATTCCCTGATTTCCTCCAGTGCATTCGGTTTAAGAAGTGATCGTATCTTGGTAGATATTACCTTGTTGTCCTTTGTAAGTAGCATTATGCGGTCATCCTTGTTTAGTACTCCATCGTATAATATTGTGTCGATGGTTAAACCGAGACCCTTTTCTTCCTTAACTTCAAGTACCGTTCCTGCTGCAGGTGCGTCCTCTTCTATTTGAAGTTGCTGACTGAGGTATTGGTATGCCAGTCCCAGTAGCATGGTCAATAGTTCAGGTATTCCTTCACCTGTCATGGCACTGATAGGTACTATTGTTATTTGACTTGCAAAGTTACTTACACGGTCAAATCTTTCTGATTCAAATCCTTTTTTATGCAATTCTCCAACTATTTCATAAATCTTTTGATCTAAATCAAATGCCACATTCTTATGCTGATTTTGTATTGATTCTGAGAAGGATACGTATTTTTTTGATTCTGTATCTTCTTCATCATCTGGTGAATTCCATCCAGGGATTCTGTCAATCTTGTTTGCAGCTACTACAAATGGTGTTTTGGATGATTTCAATATGCTTAATGCCTCATATGTTTGAGGTTTAAATCCTTCATTGATATCCATTATTAAGATTGCTAAATCGGCAAGCGAACCTCCTCTTTTACGAAGGGTCGTGAATGCTTCATGACCTGGCGTGTCTATAAAGAATAATCCTGGTAGCTTTTCTTGGATATTCATTTTTGCCAGAAAATCACCACAGATTGATGAGATAACATCCATTGGAATTTCCGTTGCTCCGATGTGCTGTGTTATTCCACCGGCCTCCTTGGATGCAACAGTACTGCCCCTTATATTATCTAAAAGAGTAGTTTTTCCATGGTCTACATGACCTAGAACAGATACTATCGGTGATCTAGTCTTCATTTTCCTTATCTCCTTAAAAAAACATTTCATTATACAATTTGTATAATCCTTTTAACCGGGTTAAATAAGTTCAAAGTTCTATTGTTTTTATCCTGATGTGACTCTGACAACTATTTTCTTGATTTCCTGAAAAAGAATGGTTAATCCTAGAACATATTGCTTATTTTAATGTATTGAATAAATTCACTCAAACTAATAAGTCGTGGTTTTTTTTTATTTTATTATTTTTTTACGCGTAAATTAAAATAAATTTTTTAAAGGGTTTTTGGATGAGTTATTAGTCTTTATGCACTATCCAATAATTTTTGTTTTGTTAAATGTAATAACAAAAAGAGCAAAATTAAAGAAAATTATTGCTTTTCTTATAGCTCTTCATAAATTATTGCTTCATCAGGTAATTCATAATCACAGAATTCTGATTCGTCGAAGAATAATTTAATTTCTCTTTCTGCTGATTGTTCAGAATCTGAAGCGTGTACTACATTACGGCCTAAGTCTATTGCAAAGTCGCCTCTGATTGTACCTACATCTGCTTCTTTTGGGTTTGTTGCTCCAACCATTTTTCTTACTTGAGCTATTACGTCATCACCTTCAAGTACCATTGCAAATACTGGTCCTGAGGTTATGTATGATACTAAATCTGCAAAGAATGGTTTTTCACTATGTTCACCATAGTGTGTTTTTGCAAGGTCTTCTGAAATCATAAGAGTTTTAGCTGCTATTACTTTTAATCCACGTTCTTCAAATCTTGAAAGGATTTTACCTGTTAATCGTCTTTTGACTGCATCAGGTTTTAACATTGCGAATGTTCTTTGTTTCATTGTTTAACCCACTTAACTTTTCTTGGTATTCTTCCAAGTTTATTATTTTTTTCACATTTACTACTACAGAAGAAATAAATTGATCCATCTTTACGAACGTACATTTTTCCTGTACCTTCTGGTATTTCTTCTCCACAGAATGAACATGTTCTCATTTTTAAACTCCTGTTATGTATATAAAAGAATTTCTTTTACAATAAAAAAGATTACAATCATCATCCATAGAATCTATGGAGTTCTGATTTCTTTTGCTTCTCTTATTGTATCCAGTAACATTAGGATGTCGCCTTCTTTGATAGCTCCCATAACGTTTCTAGTGAGAATTCTTCCTTTATCTCTTCCATCAAGTATTCTGCATTTTACTTGCATTACTTCTCCAGTCATTCCTGTTCTTTTTAAAACTTCAATAACTTCTGCTGGAGTACCGTCTTCCATATAATCACCTTATAAAATTTGATTGGTATAAAAATCTAATACTGAAGTTTTTTTACTATATTTAAAAAATTAAAAGAAAGAATAAGAACATCGTTTCCTTATAATAGAATATCTTTTAAGTCCGTTTAAATAGTGTAAAATTATGATACTTCAATTTAAGATACTTATTTTCCTAAACTAGGTCCAATCACGATTAGTTTTTGAGTTCTGCGACTTTTTCAACAATTTCATTTACAAGTTCTTGACCTTCACCAGCATCAATGATACATGCGGATGCGGTACCAACTTTAAGTCCTGCAGCTTCTCCTAATTCTTCTTTGGTTGGAAGATATACGTAAGGAATTTCTTTTTCTTCTGCTAAGATAGGTAAGTGTGCTACGATTTCAGCTGGTTCAATATCTTCTGCAATTATAGCGAGTGCTACATTGCTTCTTTCGATATTTTTAGTAACTTCGTTAGTTCCTTTTCCTATTTTACCTGTATCTCTTGCTATTTCTAAAGCTTCATAAACTTTATCAGCTATTTCTTTTGGTACTTCAAAATTTGCCATTTAATTTCCTCCAATTATCATCTGGCTTTTTAACCATCCATTTCAAGGTCTAAAAAGTTACATCAAATTATCTAACGATAAGTTGATTGTCTGATTATTATATAAAATATTAATACACCCGACTGTAATTTTTAAGAACTTGTTGTCTGATTAAATGGCCATTCTAAAAATATAAATTTTATATTAAAAAATATTCTAATTTAAAACTCCTTAATGAGTGATACTCATTCGCTCACAGTTTTAAGTATGTTAAAAATTAGTTATTTAATACTATGTTTTGTATAATATAAATACTTTGCGATGGTACAGAAGGACATATTTATTGAATCATGAAATTGATGTGTATCCCATCATCACAGAGCTGATTTAATTCTTAGTTGTCACGTGCTAATCATGTTGATTCAATGTTGCTTTCATGTTTTTCTTTTCATCTTTAACTGGGAGGAGTCATCATTTATATATTAGTATACCCATATATAATTATACCCATAGGGGTATAGGTATATTAAAGATATCCCTAAATAATAAATAAGAGGAACCCGAAATGAACATGACACTAATAACCGACATAATAAATATAGTCAGCATTACAAGCATAATGGCAGTTATGATATACTACAGTTTCATATTCAAAAAGACAAGCGTCCAACTATCCAAAATAAGATCAGACAGACAAAAGACATTATCAAAGTAAAAACTAATTCCGCATGCATCCACATAATTCCATTGGCAATACGAGCAATCACATTACCTGACAGCACAAAATATATCAATAATCCAAAGGATTAATGAACCCCCATTATTACTTTTTTTTGAAATCATGAATTTATACTAAAGTATAACATGACATATCCTCAAAAAGGATATTTTTTCCAAAAATTTTTTTAATGAAGTATAGTATATATATGATATATAACCATATAATCTTTAAATAATTCCATGAGGATAAAGTTATTATGAATCCATATATTGAAATATTACGACCTGCAAATGCGGTGATGGCATCAATAGCAGTGCTGCTCATGGCAGTAATAAGCCACGTATACAACATCAACATCATCTTTGGTGCACTAGCCGTATGTATAGCAACGGGTGCCGGAAACACTATCAACGATTACTATGACTATGAAATCGACAAGATAAACAAGCCCGCCCGGCCAATTCCATCAGGCAGAATATCCCTGAAAAATGCATTATACTACAGCCTAATACTATTTGCCATAGCAACAATAATTGGCTTTTACATATCAGTTCCAAATGGAATACTGGTAATACTCTGTTCGGCCATAATGATTGTATATGCCTATGACTTCAAGAAAAGATGCCTGATAGGAAACGTTACCGTCAGTCTGCTTACCGCGTTGACCTTCGTATTCGGTGGACTTATAACGCATGACTTGTACATAAGCGTTATACTTGCGGCATTTGCATTTCTGATGACACTCTCACGTGAGATTATAAAGGACTGTGAGGACATCGAGGGAGATATTAAGGAGAATGCCCATACCCTTCCGATAGCATATGGTATAGAAAACAGCATAAAGCTGGCCTTTGCAACAAACATATTGACCTGCATACTCACACCACTGCTATATGTCTATGGAATCTTCTCACAATATTATATGATAGTGGTACTAGTAGCGGACATAATATTCATATACTGTGGAGTATTAACCCTTAAGAATCATGACAAAGATATATTACATAAGGTATCGAAATATATGAAAATCGCAATGCTCATAGCATTCGTATCGTTCATATTCGGAAGTGTGATTTAAACAAACAAATAGGGAGACAAAATTAATGGACATTAGTGACATTTTATTACATGACGAGACAATCTTTCAGGACATGACAGTATTCAACTCAGATTACATCCCTGAAAACTTCAAGCTAAGACAGGCACAAATGGAAGAGATGGCATTATCATTAAGACCTGCACTGCTCAAGGGCAAGCCTATAAACAACCTTATACTGGGACCACCGGCTACCGGTAAGACAACTGCAATCAAGAAGCTGTTTGAAATGGCCGACTTCGACTGTGACGACACGTTGATATGCGTATACATCAACTGTCAGCTGCACTCAACAAAATTCGACATATTCAGTCAGATATACAAGAAGATATTCGGACATGCCCCTCCTGAGACGGGTGTCCCATTTTCAAGGATATACAACAAGATAATGAATCATCTTATCGAATCGGATAAAGCATTGATAGTTGCATTGGATGACATCAACCACCTCTTTGCAAGCAACATGATCAGTGAAGTATTTTATGACATTCTAAGGGCATATGAATCCTTTGAAGGTGTACGTACAGGACTGTTTGGCGTACTGAGTGACCTTAACTTCAGACATGTTCTTGACCAGAACGTAGGATCAATATTCAATGCAAATGAGATAAACTTCAATCCATACACATATGATGAAACGTACAAGATACTTGAGGAAAGGGTACGTCTTGGATTTTTCCCGGGTGTCATCTCGGATGATCTTATAGAACAAATAACCGATTACACCTATGAAAGTGGAGATTTACGACTGGGAATTGACCTGTTAAGAACAAGCGGAAACAATGCAGAGATAAACGCTTCACGTAAGATAACACAGGAAGATGTTGATAAGGCAATCAAGAGTGCTACAAGCATGAGCCTCAATTACATACTCGACGCATTAAATGAAAATGAACAGAAACTACTATTGTACATTGCAAGGGCAAGTGAGGAAGAGTTAACATCGGGTAAACTATACAAGGGATATAAGAGGGAAAATAACATAAGCTATCCTACATTCAATCGTCTTGTAAACAAGCTTGAATTCTACAGACTGATAGATACCACCTATACCAGTACAGGCAAAGTAGGAAACAGCAGAATCATCACACTGCGATTTGACAGTAAGGACATTAAAGAAAATCTTAAACAACATGCCCCTAAACTATATTAAGTAAATATATTACTTAATCCAATCACACTTTTTTTTATGAAACAATTATGAGGAAGATATTATTATGGATAAATTCAATTATTTTGAGACAACAGCAGATATAGGCATAGATGTAAGGGCAAACAGCATAGAGGATGCCTTCATAAGCTCGGCTCTTGCCACGATGAATCTTGTAACGGACGTTGACAAGATAAATCCGGTAATAACAGAGGAAGTTGAGCTTGTATCCGAGGATTTGTACGCTTTGCTCTATGACTGGGTAACTGAGGTAATCATGCTTATGAACTGTGACTTCTTTATCGCCAACAGGTATGACTTAAAAATCACTAAAGATGATGAGAACTACAAGTTGAGTGCAAAACTATACGGAGATACCTACGATACAAACAGGTACAACTATAAGACAGAGGTCAAGGCCATAACATACCACATGATGAAAATAGAGTCTGTTGAAAATGAGTATCATGTGAAGTTTATTGTGGATATCTAGAAAATGATTTCAAAGCATAAAGTCCATAACGATAATTTTCTTATTTGACAAATCCCACATAATAATGAAGTGAAGTCCCATGAAACGATATATTGAAAGATTAATAACATTAATCAACTATGAAAGAGAGGAAGAAGTCAAGGTAATGGTCAATGAAATAAAGAAGATGACCTCCTATGAGAGAGAACAGATAGGAAGAGCCGTAAACAACATGAAGGGCAAACGCCTTGCCAAGGAACTTGGTATGACCATAGTCCAGTACGGTAGAAAAAAGAGAATCGACTGCGAGATAAACGTGGGAGATGTTGTGCTTATCAGTACGGACAATCCCCTTAAAAGTAACCTGACTGCAACCGTCACAGAAAAGGGCGGCAGATATCTTCAGGTGGCATTTGAATCCAAAGTACCCCGATGGGCTCTCAAGAAGAAGGTACGCCTGGATTTGTACGTTAATGACGTGACTTTCAGGAGAATGGAGGATAACCTTAAGAACCTGTCGATTAATGCAAAACATGCACTTGAATATCATCTGAACATGAAAAGTCCCAAAAAGGAAAACGATGTCTACCTGGAATACATCGATACGTCACTGAATGATTCACAAAAACTGGCCGTTAAAAACGCGTTGTCCTCCCAGGACTTTTATCTTATTCACGGACCCTTCGGTACAGGTAAAACCAGGACACTCGTTGAACTGATATATCAGGAACTAAGACAGGACAATAAGGTACTTGCAACGGCTGAAAGCAACACGGCCGTAGATAACCTTCTTGAAAGACTTGCCATGAATGAAAAGATAAATATAACAAGACTTGGTCATCCTCAAAGGGTATCTTCCGAAAACATTAAACACACACTGGCATATAAAATCAACAGTCACCCCCTAGGTGCTAACCTTGAAAGCTACTATAACATCATAGATGAATATAATGAGGAAAAAACATATTATACCAAGCCGAAGCCACAGCTGAGACGTGGATTAACCGACAATCAGATAAAAAGATGTGCCAGCAAGAACAAATCAACCCGTGGCGTGGATAAAAAGATCATCCAGTCCATGGCCAGGTGGATTGACTATGACGAGAAGGTTAAGGAAATCTATGACAAGGTCAAGGTTCTTGAAGACAAGATAGTCAGGGAGATTATTGAGGAAAGTGATGTTATCGTATCCACGAATTCCTCTGCGGCACTTGATGTAATAGCAAAGTACAAGTTTGACGTGGCGGTTATTGATGAGGCATCACAGACAACCATACCAAGTGTGCTCATACCGATAGCCAAGGCACATAGATTCATACTTGCAGGTGACCACAAGCAGTTGCCCCCAACCGTTATAAGCACTGATGCATATGAGTTGGAGGAAACGTTGTTTGAATCGTTGATAGAAAAATACCCCCACAAGGGCCAGCTGCTTAATGTCCAATATCGTATGAATGATGAATTGATGAGGTTTTCTAATAGTCAGTTCTATGATAACCTACTTGAAACCGACAGCAGTGTATTTGACATTACATTAAATGACTTTGATATTAATGATGAAAAAACCATGGAGTTTATTGACACCAGCAACATGAACGATAACAGGGAAGCTCACCTGAACGACTCAAAATCATTCGTCAACAGAACCGAAGCCAGAATATGTATAGAGCTAGCTAACGACTACCTTGACAAAGGAGTAAAGAAGGAGGACATCGGCATTATCAGCCCATACGCCGACCAGGTAAAACTGATATCCGAACACATCGATGTTGAAGTAAAAAGTGTCGACGGATTTCAGGGCCGTGAAAAGGAAATCATTATCATATCCACCGTACGAAGCAACGACAATGGGGAGCTGGGATTTCTCAATGACCTGCGGCGTTTGAATGTGGCCATAACACGTGCCAAACGTAAACTGATTATCGTCGGAAATCAGGATACCCTGAAGTATAACAGGACTTATGAGAAACTGATTAAGTCATCCCTTTATTAGGGGTATTTGCATAAATAATTTTTTAGATTATTTATTCATTTTAAACTAACCCATAATCCAATTTTTCCCCACATCCCACTTTTTTTAGTCACGCGTTAAATATTAAATCAGATAGTTAATGTCCCCCATTGGATGATTGCATTGAAGCTTTTTATCTGACATTTAGGAAATAACTCTATGGCAACTACCAACATCTCACCATTTCCACTTAATTATTTTTTCATTTAATGAACATATCCCCAGTTATGAAAAATATAATTATCAGAGGACAACATTTCCTCCAATGGAATGTATCCGAAGGAAAATAAAAAGTTCATACGAAAAAATAAAATACTATCCTAAACACATAATTATATAATAATAAATGATAAACAAATTTTTTTATAATAATAATATTTTACACGTGATAACATATGGTAACTAAAGCTGATTTAGAAAAAGTAAGAGACGGAGTATATGAAATTGCATCCAGCAAGGAAAAAGGTATGAGAGTATCTGCCAGAGTATATATGGATGATGAATCCGTAAAGACGATAGATGACGGTACCCTTCAACAAGTAGCTAACGTAGCACACCTAGAGGGTATACAGAAAAGATCCATTGGACTTCCAGATATTCACTTCGGATACGGTTTCAGTATCGGTGGAGTGGCAGCATTTGCCGAAAACAACGGTGTCATCAGCCCAGGTGGTGTGGGTTTTGACATAAACTGTGGAGTAAGGCTTGTCAAGACAAACCTAACCAAAGAGGACATTGCACCATACATGAATGACCTGGTTGAAGACCTGTTCAAAAAGATACCATCAGGTCTAGGAAGCAACGGCATAAAACACCTTAAGGAAACAGAGATTGATGAAGTACTTCAAAACGGTGCCAAATGGGCCGTGGAAAACGGTTACGGATGGGATGAAGACCTCAAATACCTGGAAGAAAACGGTTGTATGGACATAGCAAATCCTGATGAGGTATCATCAAAGGCAAAACGTCGTGGCATTCCACAACTCGGTTCTCTCGGTAGCGGTAATCATTTCCTGGAAATCCAGACAATTGGAGACATATATGATGAGGATACCGCAAAGGTATATGGGCTTGAAAAGGACCAGGTAGTCGTTCTCATCCATACAGGTTCTCGTGGCTGCGGTTACCAGATATGTGCCGACAACCTGAGGGAGATGGATAAGGTAGCAAAAAGATTGAAGATGGACATACCTGACAGACAACTTGCATGTGCACCGATAGACTCAGAAGAGGCACAGAAATACCTGCAGGCAATGGCATGTGGGGCAAACTATGCATGGACCAACCGTCAGATGATCCAGCACTGGCTACGTGAATCATTTGAGACAATCCTTAAACAGGACGCGGACAGCCTTGGCATGAACGTGTTATATGATGTGGCACACAATATAGTAAAACGTGAACAGCATAAGATAGGCAAGATGAACAAGACTGTCTACGTCCACCGTAAAGGTGCAACAAGGGCATTCGGTCCAGGACGTAAGGAGGTTACACAGGATTATCGTGATGTGGGACAACCTGTTCTAATACCTGGTACAATGGGTACTGCTTCATATGTACTTGCAGGTACCGATACTGCAATGGAGGAAACCTTCGGTTCAACTGCTCACGGTGCCGGCAGGATGCTTTCAAGAAGTGGTGCTAAGAAAGAGTACACACCTGAAGAGATATCACAGCAATTAGCCAAGAAGGGCATTGTTCTTAAGGCCAACAGTCCATCCGTTATAGCCGAAGAAGCACCTGGAGCATATAAGGATGTTGACAGTGTTGTTAAAACGGCAAATGACACGGGTATCAGCAAACTTGTTGCACAGATGTTACCGCTTGGTGTGATTAAGGGGTAATTAAATGATTGGCGTTATTGGAGGAACAGGTGCCGAAGGCATACTTGACATGTACCCTCTTATTGAAAGCAGGGATATCAAAACGGACTATGGAGTAAGTCCTACAATCAGCATACTTGAGGTTGAAAATAGACAGGTAGCATATATTCCACGTCACAGCAAAGGTCACAGTACTCCTCCACACATGATTAACTACAGGGCAAACATTGAGGCACTGCACCTGATTGGAGTAAGTGACGTATTTGCCACAAACTCCGTGGGTTCACTTGATGTTGACATACAACCTGGAACGCTGCTTATTCCGGATAACTTCATAGACTTTACAAAAAATAGGGTTCAGACATTTTATGATGATAAAGTAGTTCACATCGACTGTACCAATCCATACTGTGAGGGTTTAAGAAATCTTCTGATTGAAGGCAATGACGTTTGTCCAAGGGGAATATACATAGCCACTGAGGGGCCACGATTCGAGACCGGTGCCGAGATTCAGTTTTATAAGAGTATCGGTGGAAAGGTTGTAGGCATGACAGGCGTACCGGAAGTGGTGTTGGCAAGGGAAAAACAGATGTGTTATGCCAGCATATGTGCCGTCAGCAACTACGCCGCATCAATATCCCCCACCAACCTTACAGTCAGTGAAGTTGTTGATGCCATGAAAATGTGTGAGGAAAATTTAATTGAATTATTGACAAGTACAATTAAAAAAACTGACAAAAATAGGGATTGTAGCTGTAAAAAATTGTTAAATGATGCAATAATATAAATAAGATAAAATAATAATAGAAAATATAAGAGCGTTATATTATAAATAAAAAAAAATCTTAATCAAGGGGTGTACTATGATAGACAATATCATTAATGAAATTGAAAAACTCAAAGAAGAAAAAAATGCTATAATTCTTGCACATAATTATCAGCCAAAGGAAATTCAGGAAATAGCAGATTTTGTAGGTGACTCACTGGAGTTATGTATCAAGGCAAGCCAGGTGGATGATGCCGACATCATAGTGTTCTGTGGAGTAAACTTCATGGCAG is part of the Methanosphaera sp. BMS genome and harbors:
- a CDS encoding MTAP family purine nucleoside phosphorylase, whose protein sequence is MIGVIGGTGAEGILDMYPLIESRDIKTDYGVSPTISILEVENRQVAYIPRHSKGHSTPPHMINYRANIEALHLIGVSDVFATNSVGSLDVDIQPGTLLIPDNFIDFTKNRVQTFYDDKVVHIDCTNPYCEGLRNLLIEGNDVCPRGIYIATEGPRFETGAEIQFYKSIGGKVVGMTGVPEVVLAREKQMCYASICAVSNYAASISPTNLTVSEVVDAMKMCEENLIELLTSTIKKTDKNRDCSCKKLLNDAII
- a CDS encoding RtcB family protein, whose protein sequence is MVTKADLEKVRDGVYEIASSKEKGMRVSARVYMDDESVKTIDDGTLQQVANVAHLEGIQKRSIGLPDIHFGYGFSIGGVAAFAENNGVISPGGVGFDINCGVRLVKTNLTKEDIAPYMNDLVEDLFKKIPSGLGSNGIKHLKETEIDEVLQNGAKWAVENGYGWDEDLKYLEENGCMDIANPDEVSSKAKRRGIPQLGSLGSGNHFLEIQTIGDIYDEDTAKVYGLEKDQVVVLIHTGSRGCGYQICADNLREMDKVAKRLKMDIPDRQLACAPIDSEEAQKYLQAMACGANYAWTNRQMIQHWLRESFETILKQDADSLGMNVLYDVAHNIVKREQHKIGKMNKTVYVHRKGATRAFGPGRKEVTQDYRDVGQPVLIPGTMGTASYVLAGTDTAMEETFGSTAHGAGRMLSRSGAKKEYTPEEISQQLAKKGIVLKANSPSVIAEEAPGAYKDVDSVVKTANDTGISKLVAQMLPLGVIKG
- a CDS encoding IGHMBP2 family helicase → MKRYIERLITLINYEREEEVKVMVNEIKKMTSYEREQIGRAVNNMKGKRLAKELGMTIVQYGRKKRIDCEINVGDVVLISTDNPLKSNLTATVTEKGGRYLQVAFESKVPRWALKKKVRLDLYVNDVTFRRMEDNLKNLSINAKHALEYHLNMKSPKKENDVYLEYIDTSLNDSQKLAVKNALSSQDFYLIHGPFGTGKTRTLVELIYQELRQDNKVLATAESNTAVDNLLERLAMNEKINITRLGHPQRVSSENIKHTLAYKINSHPLGANLESYYNIIDEYNEEKTYYTKPKPQLRRGLTDNQIKRCASKNKSTRGVDKKIIQSMARWIDYDEKVKEIYDKVKVLEDKIVREIIEESDVIVSTNSSAALDVIAKYKFDVAVIDEASQTTIPSVLIPIAKAHRFILAGDHKQLPPTVISTDAYELEETLFESLIEKYPHKGQLLNVQYRMNDELMRFSNSQFYDNLLETDSSVFDITLNDFDINDEKTMEFIDTSNMNDNREAHLNDSKSFVNRTEARICIELANDYLDKGVKKEDIGIISPYADQVKLISEHIDVEVKSVDGFQGREKEIIIISTVRSNDNGELGFLNDLRRLNVAITRAKRKLIIVGNQDTLKYNRTYEKLIKSSLY
- a CDS encoding archease is translated as MDKFNYFETTADIGIDVRANSIEDAFISSALATMNLVTDVDKINPVITEEVELVSEDLYALLYDWVTEVIMLMNCDFFIANRYDLKITKDDENYKLSAKLYGDTYDTNRYNYKTEVKAITYHMMKIESVENEYHVKFIVDI
- a CDS encoding ORC1-type DNA replication protein, translating into MDISDILLHDETIFQDMTVFNSDYIPENFKLRQAQMEEMALSLRPALLKGKPINNLILGPPATGKTTAIKKLFEMADFDCDDTLICVYINCQLHSTKFDIFSQIYKKIFGHAPPETGVPFSRIYNKIMNHLIESDKALIVALDDINHLFASNMISEVFYDILRAYESFEGVRTGLFGVLSDLNFRHVLDQNVGSIFNANEINFNPYTYDETYKILEERVRLGFFPGVISDDLIEQITDYTYESGDLRLGIDLLRTSGNNAEINASRKITQEDVDKAIKSATSMSLNYILDALNENEQKLLLYIARASEEELTSGKLYKGYKRENNISYPTFNRLVNKLEFYRLIDTTYTSTGKVGNSRIITLRFDSKDIKENLKQHAPKLY